One Delphinus delphis chromosome 16, mDelDel1.2, whole genome shotgun sequence genomic window carries:
- the C16H1orf198 gene encoding uncharacterized protein C1orf198 homolog isoform X1 — translation MASMAAAIAASRSAVMSGNRPLDDRERKRFTYFSSLSPMARKIMQDKEKIREKYGPEWARLPPAQQDEIIDRCLVAPSAPAPRDSGDPEELARFPGLRGPTGQKVVRFGDEDITWQDEHSAPFSWETRSQMEFSVSFLSIQEPSCSTSTEPRPLSKAPQGSQALRPSQGSKSSSLDALGPAARKEEEASFWKINAERSRGEGPEAEFQSLTPSQIKSMEKGEKVLPVCYRQEPAPKAREAKVEKSSSLRQEQGVLPSVSVERERPQPAQACSSPLSEAAASEPVGDTDGALFLEPVPVQVSSSNVILKTGFDFLDNW, via the exons ATGGCGTCCATGGCGGCGGCGATCGCGGCGTCGCGCTCGGCCGTCATGAGCGGGAACCGGCCTCTGGACGACAGGGAGCGGAAGCGCTTCACCTACTTCTCATCGCTGAGCCCCATGGCCAGGAAGATCATGCAGGACAAGGAGAAGATCCGGGAGAAGTACGGGCCCGAGTGGGCGCGGCTGCCGCCCGCGCAGCAGGACGAGATCATCGACCGGTGCCTGGTGGCGCCTAGCGCCCCGGCGCCCCGCGACTCCGGGGACCCCGAGGAGCTGGCGCGCTTCCCCGGCCTGCGCGGGCCCACGGGCCAGAAGGTGGTGCGCTTCGGGGACGAG gaCATAACTTGGCAAGATGAGCACTCTGCCCCTTTCTCCTGGGAAACGAGG AGTCAGATGGAGTTCAGCGTGTCCTTCTTGTCCATCCAAGAGCCGAGCTGCAGCACCTCCACCGAGCCCAGGCCGCTGTCCAAAGCCCCTCAGGGCTCGCAGGCCCTCCGGCCCTCCCAGGGCAGCAAGTCCTCCAGCCTGGATGCTCTGGGTCCCGCCGCCCGGAAGGAAGAGGAAGCGTCCTTCTGGAAGATCAATGCAGAGCGGTCCCGGGGGGAGGGCCCTGAGGCCGAGTTCCAGTCGCTGACCCCCAGCCAGATCAAGTCtatggagaaaggggaaaaggtCTTGCCTGTCTGTTACCGGCAGGAGCCCGCCCCGAAGGCCAGGGAGGCCAAGGTGGAAAAGTCCAGCAGCCTGCGCCAGGAGCAGGGGGTCCTGCCCAGCGTCAGCGTGGAGCGAGAGAGACCCCAGCCCGCCCAGGCCTGCAGCAGCCCGCTGAGCGAAGCCGCCGCCTCCGAGCCCGTGGGGGACACGGACGGTGCTCTGTTCTTGGAACCCGTGCCTGTACAG GTCAGCTCAAGTAATGTCATCTTGAAGACAGGATTTGATTTTCTGGACAATTGGTAA
- the C16H1orf198 gene encoding uncharacterized protein C1orf198 homolog isoform X2 has protein sequence MASMAAAIAASRSAVMSGNRPLDDRERKRFTYFSSLSPMARKIMQDKEKIREKYGPEWARLPPAQQDEIIDRCLVAPSAPAPRDSGDPEELARFPGLRGPTGQKVVRFGDESQMEFSVSFLSIQEPSCSTSTEPRPLSKAPQGSQALRPSQGSKSSSLDALGPAARKEEEASFWKINAERSRGEGPEAEFQSLTPSQIKSMEKGEKVLPVCYRQEPAPKAREAKVEKSSSLRQEQGVLPSVSVERERPQPAQACSSPLSEAAASEPVGDTDGALFLEPVPVQVSSSNVILKTGFDFLDNW, from the exons ATGGCGTCCATGGCGGCGGCGATCGCGGCGTCGCGCTCGGCCGTCATGAGCGGGAACCGGCCTCTGGACGACAGGGAGCGGAAGCGCTTCACCTACTTCTCATCGCTGAGCCCCATGGCCAGGAAGATCATGCAGGACAAGGAGAAGATCCGGGAGAAGTACGGGCCCGAGTGGGCGCGGCTGCCGCCCGCGCAGCAGGACGAGATCATCGACCGGTGCCTGGTGGCGCCTAGCGCCCCGGCGCCCCGCGACTCCGGGGACCCCGAGGAGCTGGCGCGCTTCCCCGGCCTGCGCGGGCCCACGGGCCAGAAGGTGGTGCGCTTCGGGGACGAG AGTCAGATGGAGTTCAGCGTGTCCTTCTTGTCCATCCAAGAGCCGAGCTGCAGCACCTCCACCGAGCCCAGGCCGCTGTCCAAAGCCCCTCAGGGCTCGCAGGCCCTCCGGCCCTCCCAGGGCAGCAAGTCCTCCAGCCTGGATGCTCTGGGTCCCGCCGCCCGGAAGGAAGAGGAAGCGTCCTTCTGGAAGATCAATGCAGAGCGGTCCCGGGGGGAGGGCCCTGAGGCCGAGTTCCAGTCGCTGACCCCCAGCCAGATCAAGTCtatggagaaaggggaaaaggtCTTGCCTGTCTGTTACCGGCAGGAGCCCGCCCCGAAGGCCAGGGAGGCCAAGGTGGAAAAGTCCAGCAGCCTGCGCCAGGAGCAGGGGGTCCTGCCCAGCGTCAGCGTGGAGCGAGAGAGACCCCAGCCCGCCCAGGCCTGCAGCAGCCCGCTGAGCGAAGCCGCCGCCTCCGAGCCCGTGGGGGACACGGACGGTGCTCTGTTCTTGGAACCCGTGCCTGTACAG GTCAGCTCAAGTAATGTCATCTTGAAGACAGGATTTGATTTTCTGGACAATTGGTAA